One Hypomesus transpacificus isolate Combined female chromosome 16, fHypTra1, whole genome shotgun sequence genomic window carries:
- the acbd6 gene encoding acyl-CoA-binding domain-containing protein 6, with product MASRSPSSSPDSATGSGTDPARPDTGEPLGGGSDSDSDLGLGKFDCGAVDAGHRLEGEDLEQEFESAADRLRDLVQTASRDQLLYLYARYKQVKIGKCNTAKPGFFDFEGQRKWQAWKQLGDMGSEEAMQEYVTCVNSLDPQGSHKDRRGAERRTGFGGPAVSSLYQEEMIREEDKNIFDYCRENNMQNVSTAISSNKVDVNAKDEEGRALLHWACDRGHKDLVSLLLQNSADINSQDDEGQTALHYASACEFAEVVELLLQAGADPSIRDQEGSLPEEVTQSGAISSLLRQHTAPKG from the exons ATGGCATCTCGCTCTCCATCATCGTCCCCGGATTCAGCCACGGGCTCAGGTACCGACCCAGCCCGGCCCGACACCGGAGAACCACTCGGTGGAGGATCAGACTCAGATTCGGATTTGGGATTAGGGAAATTCGACTGCGGCGCAGTTGATGCGGGGCATCGACTGGAAGGAGAAGACCTGGAGCAAGAGTTTGAATCGGCAGCCGACCGTTTACGAGACCTGGTACAGACGGCTAGTCGAGACCAGTTATTGTACCTGTACGCCAGATACAAACAG GTTAAAATTGGAAAGTGCAACACAGCAAAGCCTGGCTTCTTTGACTTCGAGGGCCAGAGAAAATG GCAGGCCTGGAAGCAGCTGGGGGACATGGGGTCAGAGGAGGCCATGCAGGAGTACGTCACATGCGTCAACTCATTAGACCCACAAGGCAGCCACAAG GACAGGCGGggtgcagagaggaggacaggattcGGAGGCCCAGCCGTCAGCTCACTCTATCAGGAGGAAATGATCCG GGAGGAGGATAAGAACATCTTTGACTACTGCAGAGAGAACAACATGCAGAACGTGAGCACAGCCATCAGCTCCAACAAGGTGGACGTCAACGCCAAGGATGAAGAG ggtcgAGCTCTGCTGCATTGGGCCTGTGACAGAGGACATAAAGACCTAGTGTCTTTGTTACTGCAGAACAGCGCTGATATCAACAGCCAg gatGATGAGGGACAGACAGCGCTACACTATG cgtCAGCGTGTGAGTTTGCTGAGGTGGTGGAGCTGCTCCTGCAGGCTGGGGCTGACCCTTCCATCAGAGACCAGGAGGGCTCCCTCCCAGAGGAGGTCACCCAGTCTGGAGCCATCTCCTCGCTGCTGCGCCAGCACACCGCCCCCAAGGGCTAG